A genomic segment from Spinacia oleracea cultivar Varoflay chromosome 3, BTI_SOV_V1, whole genome shotgun sequence encodes:
- the LOC110783559 gene encoding probable protein S-acyltransferase 19, whose product MVRKHGFQLPAHTYQVVAITVYCLLVVEFYAFLAPFLGGRIWEYALVATYSPLALIVFVLYARCTAINPADPGIMYKFDNQPTNYLNGKRGESTKDVHNRFDENGTDGHSSPYSISRSSTMASNLSKIGSAREAPKPNDPVQLGKKSFSCSGIGGIFCLLFVHEDCRKEEDVEVQGNTEDALFCTLCNAEVRKFSKHCRSCDKCVDGFDHHCRWLNNCVGRKNYMTFISLMASSLIWLVIEAGVGIAVFVRYFVNKRGMEAAIIDRLGNGFTPVPFPTVVAVFSVVSLIACIPLGELFFFHIILMRKGITTYEYVVAMRAMSEAAPGAASENDDLPNELYSPSGSATTGFSGGSSLGLQYKGTWSCTPPRVFVDYQEEVVPHLQPGMVQSTTDPDATGGSKAPRKPVKRSALKLAKLDPNEVMKAAAKARASSSVLRPVENRRLQAMDYSSSENISMQSSVSTDMGANKDFKGDFRISSMRNSVPPSQGSRDEYETGTHSMSSFSSPSHVHESVTLSPLPRAHGLNHLNAAGSVPGLNAAQPSTSRVTLHGVDPVSSFASRPDHKKNQKETSTDPLLLSASTALLRDVKRTSVIWDQEAGRYVSVPSTTDARNKSMQQIAASKTNVQTSSYSRRPVAVPVPAVEPEESSSSRGPLQESDKLMYSGESIFFGGPLLSIHGKDSAKSDKNSIFGRGQERSIQNISGESRFRRDTASNQLPVYIPGGFAHNPQSSSGVR is encoded by the exons ATGGTAAGGAAGCACGGATTTCAGTTACCAGCTCATACTTATCAG GTTGTTGCAATTACTGTATATTGCTTGCTAGTTGTTGAATTCTATGCTTTCCTTGCGCCTTTCCTTGGAGGTCGAATATGGGAATATGCTTTAGTTGCTACATATTCTCCGTTG GCActcattgttttcgttctttaCGCGAGATGCACTGCAATTAATCCCGCGGATCCAGGAATTATGTATAAATTTGATAATCAACCAACCAATTATCTCAATGGGAAGCGTGGAGAATCAACCAAGGATGTACATAATAGATTTGATGAAAATGGTACTGATGGTCACTCCTCGCCATATTCAATATCCAGGAGCTCGACAATGGCAAGTAACTTGAGTAAGATTGGTTCAGCAAGGGAAGCTCCTAAGCCTAATGATCCTGTACAGCTAGGAAAGAAAAGTTTTTCTTGCAGTGGCATTGGAGGAATTTTCTGTTTATTGTTTGTCCATGAAGATTGCCGTAAAGAGGAGGATGTTGAAGTGCAAGGCAACACAGAAGATGCATTATTTTGCACACTATGCAATGCTGAG GTGCGCAAGTTCAGCAAGCATTGTAGAAGCTGTGATAAATGTGTGGATGGGTTTGATCATCACTGCCGG TGGCTCAACAATTGTGTTGGAAGAAAGAATTACATGACTTTCATCTCTCTGATGGCCTCAAGTCTTATTTGG CTTGTTATTGAAGCAGGAGTTGGTATTGCTGTGTTTGTACGTTACTTTGTAAATAAGAGAGGTATGGAGGCTGCAATTATTGACAGACTTGGGAATGGTTTCACTCCTGTCCCCTTTCCAACAGTGGTG GCTGTCTTTTCGGTAGTTTCCCTTATAGCTTGTATACCTTTGGGTGAACTGTTCTTTTTCCACATAATACTGATGAGAAAG GGTATTACTACATATGAGTATGTTGTGGCTATGAGGGCTATGAGTGAGGCAGCACCAGGAGCAGCGTCAGAGAATGATGATTTACCAAATGAGTTGTATTCACCAAGTGGGTCTGCAACAACTGGTTTCAGCGGTGGCAGTTCTCTAGGCCTTCAGTACAAGGGGACTTGGTCGTGTACACCTCCCCGGGTATTTGTGGATTATCAG GAAGAAGTTGTTCCTCATCTACAACCTGGAATGGTCCAGTCAACCACTGATCCAGATGCAACAGGAGGAAGCAAGGCTCCTAGAAAGCCCGTCAAGCGTAGTGCGTTAAAGCTTGCGAAGTTGGATCCTAATGAAGTCATGAAAGCTGCAGCCAAAGCCAGGGCTTCATCATCTGTGCTGCGACCGGTTGAAAACCGTCGTCTGCAAGCTATGGATTACAGTTCCAGTGAAAACATTAGCATGCAAAGTAGCGTGAGTACAGATATGGGTGCAAACAAAGATTTTAAAGGGGACTTTAGGATCTCTTCTATGAGAAATTCTGTTCCTCCGAGTCAAGGCAGCAGGGATGAATATGAAACAGGGACCCATAGTATGAGTAGCTTCAGCAGTCCTAGTCATGTACATGAATCGGTAACTCTAAGTCCTCTTCCACGAGCTCATGGGTTGAACCATTTGAATGCAGCTGGCTCTGTTCCTGGTTTGAATGCAGCTCAGCCTTCGACTTCTAGGGTTACCCTTCATGGTGTTGATCCAGTGTCTAGTTTTGCTTCACGACCTGACCACAAAAAGAATCAGAAAGAAACTAGTACAGATCCTTTACTGCTCTCAGCATCAACGGCTCTTCTTAGAGATGTGAAAAGGACATCTGTTATTTGGGACCAAGAAGCTGGGAGATATGTTTCAGTCCCTTCCACAACAGATGCCAGAAATAAATCCATGCAACAAATTGCAGCATCAAAAACTAATGTACAAACTAGTAGTTACAGTAGAAGGCCAGTGGCAGTGCCAGTTCCAGCAGTTGAACCAGAAGAGTCGTCTTCCTCCAGAGGTCCACTGCAGGAATCAGATAAGTTGATGTACTCTGGCGAAAGCATTTTCTTTGGTGGGCCGCTTTTGAGTATTCATGGAAAAGATAGTGCAAAATCTGATAAGAATTCAATATTCGGGCGGGGCCAGGAGCGGTCAATCCAAAATATTTCCGGGGAATCAAGATTTAGAAGGGATACTGCTTCAAACCAGCTGCCTGTTTATATTCCAGGGGGATTTGCACATAATCCTCAGTCTTCTTCTGGGGTGAGATAA
- the LOC110783560 gene encoding gamma aminobutyrate transaminase 3, chloroplastic, producing MRHFIQSTFKAIKSSSNAKPTAFSGSRTSYMVRYLSTDASLDSTKESKKSFKGHGMLAPFTAGWQTTDTHPLVIDKSEGCYVYDIDGNKYLDSLAGLWCTALGGNESRLVAAATSQLNKLPFYHSFWNRTTKVSLDLADELIEMFTARKMAKAFFVNSGSEANDTQVKLVWYYNNALGRPDKKKFIARSKSYHGSTLIAASLSGLPALHQQFDLPAPFVLHTDCPHYWRYHLPGETEEEFATRLANNLESLILKEGPETIAAFIAEPVMGAGGVIPPPATYFDKVQVILKKYDILLIADEVICAFGRLGEMFGSDKYNLKPDLVSMAKALSSAYMPIGAILVSPEISEVIYNQSNKLGSFSHGFTYSGHPVSCAVALEALKLYKEKNIVERVRKLTPKFQDGMRAYADSPIIGEIRGTGLIMGTEFTDNKSPNDLFPPEWGVGAYFGAQCQKHGMLVRVAGDNIMICPPLVISEEEIDELITKYGKALKDTEERVKELKAQKQ from the exons ATGAGACATTTCATTCAATCAACTTTTAAGGCAATCAAG TCGAGTTCAAATGCAAAACCCACTGCCTTTTCTGGCTCCCGGACCTCATACATGGTCAGATATCTTAGTACTGATGCATCACTGGACTCAACTAAAGAAAGCAAAAAAAG TTTTAAAGGGCATGGTATGCTGGCACCTTTTACAGCTGGGTGGCAAACGACCGATACACATCCATTGGTGATAGATAAGTCTGAG GGTTGCTACGTCTACGATATTGATGGCAATAAGTATCTTGATTCTCTTGCTGGCCTGTGGTGCACAGCCTTAG GAGGAAATGAATCTCGACTTGTTGCTGCCGCAACTTCACAGCTGAATAAATTGCCATTCTACCATTCTTTTTGGAATCGAACTACCAAAGTATCTTTA GATCTTGCTGACGAGCTGATAGAAATGTTTACAGCAAGAAAGATGGCAAAAGCTTTTTTTGTTAATAGTGGATCAGAAGCCAATGATACTCAG GTGAAGCTGGTTTGGTACTACAACAATGCACTTGGAAGACCTGATAAGAAAAAATTTATTGCTCGATCAAAATC ATACCATGGTTCCACACTCATAGCTGCTAGCTTATCAGG GCTTCCTGCATTGCATCAACAATTTGATCTGCCAGCTCCTTTTGTTTTGCACACTGATTGTCCTCATTATTGGCGTTATCATCTTCCAG GTGAAACGGAGGAGGAGTTTGCTACCAGGCTGGCAAATAATCTTGAAAGTCTGATCCTCAAAGAAGGACCAGAGACG ATTGCTGCATTTATTGCTGAGCCTGTTATGGGAGCAGGAGGTGTAATACCACCCCCAGCAACATATTTTGACAAG GTTCAAGTAATATTGAAGAAATATGACATCCTCTTGATTGCAGATGAG GTTATCTGTGCGTTTGGAAGACTTGGAGAAATGTTTGGTTCTGATAAATACAACCTTAAGCCAGACCTTGTCTCCATGGCCAAG GCTCTATCTTCAGCTTACATGCCCATTGGAGCTATTCTTGTTAGCCCTGAAATCTCAGAAGTCATATATAATCAAAGCAACAAACTTG GTTCCTTTTCTCATGGATTTACGTATTCTGGTCACCCAGTTTCATGCGCTGTTGCACTCGAAGCACTGAAGTTGTACAA GGAAAAAAATATTGTGGAGCGAGTAAGGAAGCTTACACCAAAATTTCAAGATGGAATGAGAGCTTATGCTGACAGTCCAATCATTGGCGAG ATAAGAGGCACTGGCTTAATTATGGGAACTGAATTCACGGATAACAAGTCACCAAATGACCTATTTCCTCCTGAATGGG GAGTAGGTGCATATTTTGGAGCACAGTGTCAGAAGCATGGAATGTTGGTCCGTGTAGCTGGTGATAACATTATGATATGCCCTCCACTGGTTATATCTGAGGAAGAAATTGATGAG TTAATTACTAAATATGGGAAAGCATTGAAGGACACTGAAGAGAGAGTGAAGGAGCTCAAGGCCCAAAAGCAGTAA
- the LOC110783525 gene encoding probable gamma-aminobutyrate transaminase 3, mitochondrial, which produces MTIHQQSDSNGKNASDASVDSTTESQISFKGHGMLAPFTAGWQTTQTNPLVMDKSEGCYVYDVDGNKYLDTLAGLWCNALGGNEARLVAAATAQLNKLPFYHSFWNKTTKVSLDLAEDLLQTFTARNMAKVFFVNSGSEANDTQVKLVWYYNNSLGRPQKKKIIARMNSYHGSTIVAASLSGLPPMHQQFDLPAAFVLHTDCPHYWRYHLPDETEEEFATRLANNLENLILKEGPETIAAFIAEPVIGAGGVITPPETYFDKVQVVLKKYDILLIADEVICAFGRLGEMYGSDKYNLKPDLVSVAKALSSAYMPIGAVLVSPEISQVIYSESNKLGSFNHGFTYSGHPVSCAVALESLKLYKERNIVEQVRNLAPKFQDGMRTFADSPIIGEIRGTGLILGIEFTDNKSPNDPFPSEWGIGAYFATNCQKDGMIVREAADNVMLCPPLVISEEEINELISKFGKALKKTEERVKELKAQKQ; this is translated from the exons ATGACGATTCATCAGCAGTCTGATTCAAATGGGAAAAATGCTAGTGATGCATCAGTGGACTCAACTACGGAGAGCCAAATAAG TTTCAAAGGGCATGGTATGCTGGCACCTTTCACTGCTGGGTGGCAAACTACCCAAACAAATCCTTTGGTGATGGATAAATCTGAG GGTTGCTATGTGTACGATGTTGATGGCAACAAGTATCTTGACACTCTTGCTGGCCTGTGGTGCAACGCCTTAG GAGGAAATGAAGCTCGACTTGTTGCTGCAGCTACAGCACAGCTTAATAAATTGCCATTTTACCATTCTTTCTGGAACAAAACTACCAAAGTCTCTTTA GATCTTGCTGAGGACCTTTTACAAACTTTTACAGCACGAAATATGGCTAAAGTTTTCTTTGTAAACAGTGGATCAGAAGCTAATGACACCCAG GTGAAGCTAGTTTGGTACTACAACAATTCCCTTGGAAGACCACAGAAGAAAAAGATTATTGCTAGAATGAATTC ATATCATGGTTCCACCATCGTAGCTGCTAGCTTATCAGG GCTTCCTCCCATGCATCAGCAATTCGATTTACCAGCTGCTTTTGTTTTGCACACTGACTGTCCTCATTATTGGCGTTATCATCTTCCAG ATGAAACGGAAGAGGAGTTTGCGACCAGGTTGGCAAATAACCTAGAAAATCTTATCCTGAAAGAGGGACCAGAGACG ATAGCTGCTTTTATTGCTGAGCCTGTCATAGGAGCAGGAGGTGTAATAACCCCCCCAGAAACATACTTTGACAAG GTGCAAGTTGTATTGAAGAAATATGACATCCTCTTAATTGCAGATGAG GTTATCTGTGCATTTGGAAGACTTGGAGAAATGTATGGTTCTGATAAATACAACCTTAAACCGGACCTTGTATCAGTGGCCAAG GCTCTATCTTCAGCCTACATGCCCATTGGAGCTGTTCTTGTTAGCCCTGAAATCTCACAAGTTATCTATTCTGAAAGCAACAAACTCG GTTCCTTTAATCATGGATTTACGTATTCTGGGCACCCGGTTTCATGTGCTGTCGCACTTGAATCACTAAAGTTGTACAA GGAAAGAAATATAGTTGAGCAAGTAAGAAACCTTGCACCAAAATTTCAAGATGGAATGAGAACTTTTGCTGACAGTCCTATCATCGGGGAG ATTAGAGGAACTGGCTTAATTCTTGGAATTGAATTCACTGACAACAAGTCACCAAATGATCCATTTCCTTCTGAATGGG GAATAGGTGCATATTTCGCAACAAATTGTCAAAAGGACGGAATGATAGTTCGTGAGGCCGCTGATAATGTTATGCTATGCCCTCCTCTAGTTATTTCTGAGGAAGAAATTAATGAG TTAATTAGCAAATTTGGGAAAGCACTAAAGAAAACTGAGGAGAGAGTCAAGGAACTCAAGGCCCAGAAGCAGTAA
- the LOC110783561 gene encoding uncharacterized protein codes for MEGIGMQIGVPVAAIIAVAAVTFYAVSFSEIREKSFKEYEDKEDEDGMGFQSSMSSRERRARRKANKKSNT; via the exons atggaAGGAATCGGAATGCAGATAGGAGTGCCAGTAGCAGCCATCATAGCAGTTGCTGCAGTCACGTTCTACGCAGTTAGCTTTTCTGAAATTCGCGAG AAATCTTTTAAAGAATATGAAGACAAGGAAGACGAAGATGGCATGGGATTTCAGTCCTCTATGAGCTCCAGAGAGCGCCGCGCTCGCAGAAAAGCTAACAAGAAATCCAACACTTGA